The Gadus macrocephalus chromosome 21, ASM3116895v1 genome has a segment encoding these proteins:
- the sf3b6 gene encoding splicing factor 3B subunit 6: MAMQAAKRANIRLPPEVNRILYIRNLPYKITAEEMYDIFGKYGPIRQIRTGNTPESRGTSYVVYEDIFDAKNACDHLSGFNVCNRYLVVLYYNANRAFQKMDTKKKEEQLKLLKEKYGINTDPPK, from the exons ATGGCGATGCAGGCAGCGAAACGAGCCAAC ATCCGGTTGCCCCCTGAGGTGAACCGAATCCTTTACATCAGGAACCTACCATACAAGATCACAGCCGAGGAGATGTACGACATCTTCGGGAAGTATGGACCGATCCGCCAGATCAGAAC CGGAAACACCCCAGAATCCAGAGGGACGTCCTACGTGGTTTATGAGGACATCTTTGACGCCAAGAACGCCTGCGACCATCTGTCGGGCTTCAACGTGTGCAACCGCTACCTGGTGGTGCTTTACTACAACGCCAACAGA GCGTTCCAGAAGATGGACaccaagaagaaggaggaacagctgaagctgctgaaggagaAATATGGAATCAACACAGACCCACCCAAGTAG